Proteins encoded by one window of Cuniculiplasma divulgatum:
- a CDS encoding FAD-dependent oxidoreductase produces MSEFDVIVVGAGPAGSAAAIRLASAKANVLLIDRADPPGSKNVSGGVLWGDSLGQVIPDWEKSNMLERYVEAKGVTFLTKDSKIALDFRSTKFGEVKSGYTVLRTKFDAWLAKKAKDAGVMVVSGVTVDKLAMEGKKVTGVMQNGETVTADTVILAEGANSRVAIDSGIKKKPDDRHMAIGVKEVIKLPEKTITERFNLTSAKRGYASEYVLGFLEGGVKAGGFLYTNKESISIGAVISMEDLRKNNQTYSFNIIEQFKEHPFIAPLLADGRVEEYSAHLVPEAGQSVDQIYGNGYMIAGDAAGFTFSNGLVLQGMNYAIVSGIAAADAYIATKGSTSADRYELYKDTLKKTFVLRDMETFKGSDRVTWSESIHNTVPAMAEEIMLNIFSENGEPKKHLSRIVMESALKNRQKRKDMIVDMYRMMKRL; encoded by the coding sequence ATGAGTGAGTTTGATGTCATCGTAGTTGGTGCCGGACCAGCCGGTTCTGCAGCAGCCATAAGGTTAGCTTCTGCTAAGGCCAACGTTTTACTTATAGACAGGGCAGATCCCCCAGGAAGCAAAAATGTATCGGGAGGAGTACTCTGGGGTGATTCCCTGGGTCAGGTCATACCCGACTGGGAAAAAAGCAATATGCTTGAAAGATACGTTGAGGCAAAGGGTGTTACTTTTCTTACAAAGGATTCAAAAATTGCCCTGGATTTCAGATCAACAAAATTTGGTGAGGTAAAGAGCGGTTACACCGTACTGAGGACAAAGTTTGATGCATGGCTTGCAAAAAAGGCAAAGGATGCAGGTGTAATGGTTGTATCAGGTGTTACAGTGGATAAACTGGCAATGGAAGGAAAGAAGGTAACAGGCGTGATGCAAAACGGTGAAACTGTTACAGCTGATACTGTGATCCTTGCTGAGGGTGCAAATTCAAGGGTAGCCATTGATTCTGGGATTAAGAAAAAACCAGATGACAGGCATATGGCAATCGGTGTGAAAGAGGTTATAAAACTACCTGAAAAGACCATCACCGAAAGATTCAACCTGACAAGCGCAAAGAGAGGATATGCATCTGAATATGTTCTCGGCTTTCTTGAGGGTGGAGTAAAGGCAGGAGGTTTCCTGTATACAAATAAGGAATCCATATCCATTGGCGCGGTTATTTCAATGGAGGATCTAAGAAAAAATAATCAAACTTACTCCTTCAACATTATTGAACAGTTCAAGGAACATCCATTCATTGCACCACTTCTTGCAGATGGAAGGGTTGAAGAATACAGCGCTCATTTAGTGCCAGAGGCCGGGCAATCCGTAGATCAGATTTATGGTAATGGATACATGATTGCCGGTGATGCAGCAGGATTTACGTTCAGTAACGGACTCGTGCTTCAGGGAATGAACTATGCCATTGTTTCAGGAATTGCAGCAGCAGATGCATATATTGCAACAAAGGGAAGCACATCAGCAGACAGATATGAATTATACAAAGATACCCTTAAGAAAACCTTTGTACTGAGAGACATGGAAACCTTCAAAGGTTCTGACAGGGTAACATGGAGTGAAAGCATTCACAACACAGTTCCTGCAATGGCAGAAGAGATAATGCTCAATATATTCTCAGAGAATGGAGAACCGAAGAAACACCTTTCAAGAATAGTTATGGAATCTGCCCTGAAGAACAGGCAGAAAAGAAAGGATATGATTGTGGATATGTACAGAATGATGAAGAGGTTGTAA
- a CDS encoding MFS transporter, with the protein MKTKANRSYIYRKIRDYTVSSDDIIKTTANLSVTDGLFWSIYSSLTTPFVIPLSIFLLGQSAPVGYITGFPVLVVPLAQYLSRYFSRKVKDLKKLTVYTTLLDRLLWLPVVFLVFVHGLLLTYLLLIILLSARTFFASFSGTTWTLWVPGVIPARKRSSYFAFRNFVMKVFSLVGYALALGIFLGITDEEIAFIVVFLSGALIFSSVSLFIMTRISPYSIPDSERTTTRKKWTRTFSYFVIFSLVWNLGYSMVMPYFQLYLVSPQYLNQSESFYTIVYVVIAVSFIASQIFWGKLANKLGNFKVILINSFIIILSALLIPFIHSPSLIFIPSILYGVGQSGLTLSMFNEMLGRSESSRINSISMYNLVQSISVGLGPIFANFLIEIFDVDIHFIFEVSIGFMFSSILYFVLSDLRIKKIDKELSLD; encoded by the coding sequence ATGAAAACCAAGGCGAACAGATCTTATATTTACAGGAAGATCAGGGATTATACAGTTTCATCAGATGATATCATAAAGACAACTGCGAATCTATCAGTAACAGATGGACTTTTCTGGTCCATATATTCAAGCCTTACAACACCCTTTGTAATACCTCTTTCCATATTTCTACTGGGACAGAGTGCTCCTGTTGGTTACATTACAGGTTTCCCAGTCCTTGTAGTACCTCTTGCACAGTATCTTTCCAGATATTTTTCCAGGAAGGTGAAGGATTTGAAGAAACTTACTGTTTATACAACCCTTCTGGATAGACTGTTATGGCTTCCTGTTGTGTTTCTTGTATTTGTCCATGGACTTCTCCTGACATATTTACTTCTTATAATCCTGCTTTCAGCAAGGACATTCTTTGCATCATTTAGTGGAACAACCTGGACACTGTGGGTACCCGGCGTCATACCTGCAAGAAAAAGATCAAGCTACTTTGCATTCAGGAATTTTGTAATGAAGGTATTTTCGCTGGTAGGATATGCCCTGGCCCTTGGAATCTTCCTCGGAATAACAGATGAGGAAATTGCATTCATCGTTGTTTTCCTTTCAGGTGCACTAATATTCTCATCAGTTTCCCTTTTCATAATGACCAGAATTAGTCCATATTCCATACCCGATTCTGAAAGAACAACTACGAGAAAAAAATGGACCAGAACATTCAGCTATTTTGTCATATTCTCACTGGTATGGAACCTGGGATACAGCATGGTCATGCCATATTTCCAGCTATATCTTGTTTCTCCTCAGTACCTTAACCAGAGCGAGAGTTTCTATACGATCGTGTATGTTGTAATTGCCGTTTCTTTCATAGCCTCACAGATATTCTGGGGAAAACTTGCAAATAAGCTTGGAAATTTCAAGGTTATCCTCATTAATTCTTTTATTATTATCCTCTCTGCCCTGCTAATACCGTTTATTCATAGTCCTTCACTCATTTTTATACCATCCATATTATATGGAGTAGGGCAGTCTGGACTTACCCTGTCTATGTTCAATGAAATGCTGGGAAGATCAGAATCCTCAAGAATAAATTCCATATCAATGTACAATCTGGTTCAGTCTATATCCGTGGGACTGGGTCCTATTTTTGCAAATTTTCTCATTGAGATATTTGACGTTGACATACATTTCATCTTTGAGGTATCTATAGGATTCATGTTCTCTTCCATACTTTACTTCGTCCTAAGCGATCTCAGGATCAAAAAAATAGATAAAGAATTGTCATTAGATTGA
- a CDS encoding electron transfer flavoprotein subunit beta/FixA family protein, with the protein MIKMALEIIVMIKQVPDSSEVVIDPVTFTLNRGAARNVINPADENAVEQALLIKDKNPETHITVITMGPPFAETALLDCMARGVDRAILVTDRAFAGADTYPTGLTLAATITKIGKFNIIYAGEESTDSSTGHVGPGVAEFLGIEQASYTSNSWVEDGSVFAERQLEDGVETVKMEPPCLITVLTNANIPREATLRMKIDALKKGIETWTLADINLKPEWVGLKGSPTIVKSMRTINEKKREGKKFGVDEMDKFVDELVSKEILKFGGE; encoded by the coding sequence ATGATCAAAATGGCACTGGAAATAATAGTTATGATAAAACAGGTACCTGACAGTTCAGAGGTCGTTATAGATCCTGTTACATTCACTCTCAACAGGGGTGCAGCAAGGAATGTAATAAATCCAGCAGATGAAAATGCAGTGGAACAGGCTCTCCTCATAAAGGATAAAAATCCTGAAACCCATATCACAGTTATAACCATGGGTCCACCCTTTGCAGAAACTGCCCTTCTGGACTGCATGGCAAGAGGGGTTGACAGGGCAATCCTGGTTACAGATAGAGCGTTTGCAGGTGCAGATACCTATCCTACAGGTCTGACACTTGCTGCAACCATTACAAAGATTGGAAAGTTTAACATCATTTATGCAGGGGAGGAATCCACGGACTCATCAACAGGACATGTGGGACCTGGTGTGGCCGAATTCCTTGGCATTGAGCAGGCATCATACACATCAAACTCATGGGTTGAGGATGGTTCAGTGTTTGCAGAGAGGCAGCTTGAGGATGGCGTTGAGACTGTTAAGATGGAACCACCATGCCTCATAACAGTACTTACCAATGCCAATATACCCAGGGAAGCAACCCTCAGGATGAAGATAGATGCACTGAAGAAAGGTATTGAAACATGGACACTTGCAGATATAAATCTTAAGCCAGAGTGGGTTGGTCTAAAGGGATCGCCAACCATTGTCAAGTCAATGAGAACAATAAATGAGAAGAAGAGAGAGGGAAAGAAGTTCGGAGTTGATGAAATGGATAAGTTTGTTGACGAGCTTGTATCAAAGGAAATTCTCAAATTCGGAGGTGAATGA
- a CDS encoding electron transfer flavoprotein subunit alpha/FixB family protein, which produces MVGLINAEKPENLDDYKNVMVFLEARDGKIKKPGLEMISVGASMAHKVNEILIGITFGEKVGTMVKEAGEYGCDRVIGYESPDLKDFRTIPYATLLSDLIQELKPNILLIPATRNGRDLASRIAVRSRTGVTADCTELDVDPNGRILQARRPTYGESTLAEILCRSHRPQMATARPGIFPVPERNKDTKYESEVRKAKIKKEYLKKEVVDFRPKTTVDLTSAKYIVSGGLGLGKASGFKLIQELADEIGAYVGASRPTVDMGWIGKDHQVGQTGQSVRPKLYIACGISGKAQHLMGMKLSENIVSINTDPEAEINSISDYIINADLYEVLPKLTDAIRKKKAELSTPDKKISKSSKEEEKKEVSPESKE; this is translated from the coding sequence ATGGTAGGTTTAATCAATGCTGAGAAGCCGGAAAATCTTGACGATTATAAGAATGTGATGGTATTCCTTGAGGCGAGAGATGGAAAGATAAAGAAACCAGGTCTTGAGATGATCTCTGTTGGCGCAAGCATGGCCCACAAGGTAAATGAGATTCTCATAGGCATAACATTTGGTGAAAAAGTAGGTACCATGGTTAAGGAGGCAGGGGAGTATGGATGTGACAGGGTGATCGGTTACGAATCTCCGGATCTGAAAGATTTCAGAACAATTCCATATGCAACACTGCTCAGTGACCTTATACAGGAACTGAAGCCAAATATACTTCTGATTCCTGCAACAAGGAATGGGAGAGATCTTGCGTCAAGAATTGCAGTTAGATCAAGAACAGGTGTGACTGCAGACTGTACAGAACTGGATGTGGACCCTAATGGAAGAATCCTTCAGGCAAGAAGGCCAACCTATGGGGAGAGCACACTTGCAGAAATTCTGTGCAGAAGCCACAGACCACAGATGGCAACTGCAAGGCCAGGAATATTCCCAGTACCTGAAAGAAACAAAGATACCAAATATGAAAGTGAGGTTAGGAAGGCAAAAATAAAGAAGGAATATCTAAAGAAAGAGGTAGTAGATTTCAGGCCAAAGACCACTGTTGATCTCACTTCTGCAAAATACATAGTGAGTGGAGGTCTGGGACTGGGAAAAGCTTCTGGATTCAAGCTTATACAGGAACTGGCAGATGAGATTGGTGCATATGTCGGCGCTTCTAGGCCAACAGTTGATATGGGATGGATCGGAAAGGATCATCAGGTTGGGCAGACAGGGCAGTCCGTCAGGCCTAAACTGTACATTGCCTGCGGTATTTCAGGTAAGGCACAGCATCTTATGGGAATGAAGCTAAGCGAGAATATAGTTTCAATAAACACTGATCCTGAGGCAGAGATTAACAGTATATCTGATTATATAATCAACGCAGATCTTTACGAAGTTCTTCCAAAACTTACTGATGCCATAAGAAAAAAGAAGGCTGAATTATCAACACCCGATAAAAAAATAAGTAAGAGTTCAAAGGAAGAAGAGAAGAAAGAAGTAAGTCCGGAAAGTAAGGAATAG
- a CDS encoding DUF1648 domain-containing protein: MFSFLTLSIFIPVVLFIGLFFAFNPYFTRPELIFGVRLMDYQNFVPVINGMKKRNVIYDLLISVLFLVLALILSVYTSAIIASLFPIAEIIPLTLVYFHFRMSTKELKSSAGEENNKNSTVSAYISKSSMKVGAVWYALPWIELIIFIITGILHYPAIPNRFATHFGLNGKPNEYETKSIFSVFSLLVFTAIPLTVLLEGISYAINRTRSGSNNAQPRKSSIQMKGFNARMVKLLIGINMIILATLFLSSLIIWNVISSSYVAILTLPVILILPLVFWFAASSGQTGWKMYRNLEESPDKGNTVDDDKEWAGGLVYHNKEDSKILVPKRYGVGYTFNFSNKWSWLILIIIIGVPITLTVLLILLRQ, encoded by the coding sequence ATGTTTTCTTTCCTAACTCTTTCAATCTTCATTCCGGTGGTCCTTTTCATAGGATTATTCTTTGCATTTAATCCATATTTCACCAGACCTGAACTCATATTTGGAGTCAGGTTAATGGATTACCAGAACTTTGTTCCAGTAATTAATGGAATGAAAAAAAGGAATGTCATTTACGATCTTCTAATATCAGTTTTATTCCTTGTGCTGGCATTGATACTTTCAGTATATACATCAGCAATAATTGCCTCTCTTTTCCCAATTGCTGAAATTATACCTCTAACTTTAGTGTATTTTCATTTCAGGATGTCTACAAAGGAGTTGAAATCCAGTGCAGGAGAGGAGAATAATAAAAACAGTACAGTATCAGCTTATATTTCAAAATCAAGTATGAAGGTGGGTGCTGTCTGGTACGCACTCCCATGGATAGAACTGATTATTTTCATCATTACAGGAATACTTCACTATCCTGCCATTCCAAACAGGTTTGCAACACATTTCGGCCTGAATGGCAAACCCAACGAGTATGAAACAAAATCTATCTTCTCTGTATTTTCACTTCTCGTATTCACTGCCATCCCACTCACCGTTCTTCTGGAGGGTATCTCCTATGCAATTAATAGGACAAGATCAGGAAGCAACAATGCGCAACCAAGAAAGTCGTCCATTCAGATGAAGGGATTCAATGCACGAATGGTCAAGCTGCTTATTGGAATAAACATGATCATTCTGGCAACACTATTTCTCAGTTCACTTATTATCTGGAACGTTATTTCCTCATCATATGTCGCCATCCTTACCCTTCCGGTAATATTGATTCTTCCTCTGGTGTTCTGGTTTGCTGCAAGTTCAGGTCAAACTGGCTGGAAAATGTATAGGAATCTGGAGGAATCTCCCGATAAGGGCAATACTGTCGATGACGACAAAGAGTGGGCTGGTGGACTTGTTTACCATAATAAAGAGGATAGCAAAATCCTTGTTCCAAAAAGATACGGTGTCGGATATACATTCAACTTCTCCAACAAGTGGTCATGGCTTATTCTTATCATAATAATTGGAGTACCAATTACACTCACCGTTCTGTTAATACTTCTTAGGCAGTAA
- a CDS encoding chromate resistance protein ChrB domain-containing protein produces the protein MKWVTREKAKVDRIACPWLISRFVDKDAIFLFVPKDKVMETAKKENATPFDFPGVELMHFQENGKEYVSFDAIIKKYNIMDRALLDLAKIVRGADASIPDAPVESAGLEAAAMGFRIIAHNDMENMKLQFPMYDALYAYCKERVESGQKLEHSAKK, from the coding sequence ATGAAGTGGGTCACAAGGGAGAAGGCAAAAGTAGATAGAATTGCATGTCCATGGTTGATTTCAAGATTTGTTGATAAAGACGCTATATTTCTCTTCGTTCCAAAGGACAAGGTAATGGAAACTGCAAAAAAGGAAAATGCTACTCCTTTCGATTTTCCAGGTGTTGAGCTGATGCATTTTCAGGAGAATGGAAAGGAATACGTCAGTTTTGACGCAATAATTAAAAAATACAACATCATGGATCGGGCTCTTTTAGATCTGGCAAAAATAGTAAGGGGAGCAGATGCATCCATACCTGATGCACCAGTGGAATCTGCAGGACTTGAAGCAGCTGCAATGGGTTTCAGAATTATTGCTCATAATGATATGGAAAATATGAAATTGCAGTTTCCAATGTACGATGCCCTGTACGCCTACTGTAAGGAAAGAGTGGAATCTGGACAGAAACTGGAGCATTCAGCAAAAAAATAA
- the bgaS gene encoding beta-galactosidase BgaS, with product MLPKGFRFGFSLAGFQSEMGLSGKDENSDWYQWCHDEYNIKNGVVSGDFPENGAAYWDLFRKDHETAVNIGMNSTRIGIEWSRIFPTSTEGVKVRIDRDGDNITGITIEKSDLESLKKICNMDAVKKYREIFMDLKDRNFYMILNLFHWSMPLWINDPRKREISKGNNLGNFFSEKSVIEFAKFAAFAAYSFDDLVDVYSTMNEPNVVFSGGNNNSEKKYYSKMKFFIEAHARAYDCIRTISRKRIGVIYANEHIESLENSDPELVEEVTWRNRYSFIDSIKSGKTFSTKNMEENSRWPEKNVFRKDLENRLDWIGVNYYSRYVVRRIESGFEAIDGYGFLCSGYEKSKDGRVVSEMGWEIYPQGLYDVLMGYQERYSLPMMVTENGIADDMDRYRPGFLISHMKMIERAIKDGAGVEGYLHWSLTDNFEWSSGFSKKFGLLRVDYRTKKRSIRPSALVFREISKKSGVPEELEWLGERFY from the coding sequence ATGCTTCCAAAAGGGTTCAGATTCGGTTTTTCCCTCGCAGGGTTTCAGTCTGAAATGGGATTGTCAGGAAAGGATGAGAACAGTGACTGGTACCAGTGGTGCCACGATGAGTACAATATAAAAAATGGAGTGGTATCAGGTGATTTTCCTGAGAATGGTGCGGCATACTGGGACCTTTTCAGGAAGGATCACGAAACGGCAGTAAATATAGGAATGAATTCGACAAGAATTGGAATTGAGTGGTCAAGGATATTTCCCACATCAACTGAAGGGGTAAAAGTTAGAATTGACAGAGACGGAGACAATATTACGGGTATAACAATAGAAAAGAGCGATCTCGAAAGTCTGAAAAAAATATGCAATATGGATGCTGTTAAAAAATACAGAGAAATATTCATGGATCTTAAAGACAGGAATTTCTACATGATACTGAATTTATTTCACTGGAGCATGCCTCTATGGATAAACGATCCAAGGAAGAGAGAAATCTCAAAAGGCAATAATCTTGGAAATTTTTTCAGTGAGAAGTCAGTTATTGAATTCGCAAAATTTGCAGCTTTTGCAGCATATTCATTTGATGATCTGGTGGATGTATACTCCACAATGAATGAGCCAAATGTCGTCTTCTCAGGCGGTAATAACAACTCAGAAAAGAAATATTATTCAAAAATGAAATTCTTTATAGAAGCCCATGCAAGGGCATATGACTGCATAAGAACCATCAGCAGGAAGAGAATAGGTGTCATTTATGCCAACGAGCATATAGAATCTCTGGAGAATAGTGATCCTGAGCTTGTAGAGGAGGTAACATGGAGAAATCGTTATTCATTCATAGATTCGATCAAATCTGGAAAAACATTCAGCACAAAGAATATGGAGGAAAACAGTAGATGGCCAGAGAAGAACGTTTTCAGGAAAGATCTTGAAAACAGGCTGGACTGGATAGGTGTCAATTATTATAGCAGGTATGTCGTCAGGAGGATTGAGAGTGGTTTTGAAGCCATTGATGGATATGGTTTCTTATGCAGTGGCTACGAAAAATCAAAGGATGGTAGGGTGGTTTCAGAGATGGGCTGGGAGATATATCCTCAGGGACTATACGACGTTCTCATGGGTTATCAAGAAAGATACAGCCTGCCAATGATGGTAACGGAGAACGGAATAGCAGACGATATGGACAGGTATAGACCAGGTTTTCTTATATCCCATATGAAGATGATAGAAAGGGCAATTAAGGATGGTGCAGGGGTGGAAGGTTATCTTCACTGGTCACTGACAGACAATTTTGAATGGTCCAGTGGTTTCAGCAAGAAGTTCGGACTTCTCAGGGTGGATTACAGAACAAAGAAGAGATCTATTAGACCAAGTGCACTGGTCTTCAGGGAGATATCTAAAAAATCAGGCGTTCCAGAGGAACTGGAATGGCTTGGTGAAAGGTTTTACTGA
- a CDS encoding alpha-hydroxy-acid oxidizing protein, with the protein MTDEGTKYQTKIFTGVENRKLPQSVDEWMERARSTLTKDAWDYLEGGAGDEDTVHENRSAFKKWRIRPRYLKDVSKRTMEAEFLGQNRESPFILAPIGVQSILHKDGEIASARAAAKMNMPFILSTVSSITMEEIVKKSPEGEKWLQLYPSKDKNIIRSFIKRAEKAGYRAIVVTADTTMLGWRERDLNNAYLPFLRGEGLANFFSDPEFRKRLEKPPEEDLISAIMEFTSVYVNPSFSWKDFKEICSTTEIPVVLKGITHREDVELAFKSGARAVVISNHGGRQVDGAISSLDALEEVTESGDLKGEILFDSGFRHAADAIKAIALGASGILIGRPYAYALSVAGREGIELYLEQVMAEMDLEMGLSGIKNLKELNRESLYRKYYK; encoded by the coding sequence ATGACAGATGAGGGAACTAAATACCAGACAAAGATTTTTACAGGTGTAGAAAACAGGAAGCTGCCACAGTCGGTCGATGAATGGATGGAAAGGGCAAGGAGCACACTAACAAAAGATGCATGGGATTATCTTGAAGGCGGAGCGGGGGATGAAGATACCGTTCATGAAAATAGATCAGCATTCAAGAAGTGGCGTATAAGGCCAAGATATCTGAAAGATGTTTCCAAAAGAACAATGGAGGCAGAGTTTCTTGGTCAAAATCGTGAGTCACCATTCATACTTGCCCCCATAGGGGTGCAGTCCATACTTCACAAAGACGGAGAAATTGCAAGCGCAAGGGCTGCAGCAAAAATGAATATGCCTTTCATACTCAGCACTGTTTCATCCATTACAATGGAAGAAATAGTGAAAAAGTCGCCAGAAGGGGAGAAATGGCTTCAGCTTTATCCATCAAAGGACAAAAACATTATTAGAAGTTTCATTAAAAGAGCAGAAAAAGCAGGGTACAGGGCAATTGTTGTTACTGCAGATACAACAATGCTTGGATGGAGAGAGCGGGATCTGAATAATGCATACCTGCCCTTTCTCAGAGGTGAGGGACTGGCAAACTTCTTCTCAGATCCAGAATTTCGAAAGAGACTGGAAAAACCACCTGAGGAAGATTTGATAAGTGCCATTATGGAATTCACATCGGTATATGTAAACCCATCTTTTTCATGGAAGGATTTCAAAGAAATATGCAGTACTACAGAAATTCCTGTAGTACTGAAGGGCATAACCCACAGGGAAGATGTTGAGCTGGCGTTCAAATCCGGAGCGAGGGCTGTGGTGATATCAAACCATGGTGGGAGGCAGGTGGATGGTGCCATATCATCGCTGGACGCACTTGAGGAAGTTACAGAAAGTGGTGACTTAAAGGGAGAAATTCTGTTTGATAGTGGGTTCAGGCATGCAGCAGATGCAATAAAAGCCATTGCTCTTGGTGCAAGTGGTATACTGATAGGAAGGCCATACGCGTATGCACTGTCAGTTGCAGGCAGGGAAGGCATAGAATTATATCTTGAGCAGGTGATGGCAGAGATGGATCTTGAAATGGGTCTATCAGGAATTAAAAACCTGAAAGAGTTAAACAGGGAATCACTGTACAGGAAGTATTATAAATAA
- a CDS encoding ferredoxin family protein: protein MTKIEDRLSLLNYKIDKSYEHITVNHDICAVCPDHFCTFACPAKCYTLIEGQLNFKYEDCVECGTCDIACSHGSVLWTNTKGGHGVKYKYG, encoded by the coding sequence ATGACAAAAATAGAAGACAGATTATCGTTGTTGAATTACAAGATTGACAAGTCCTATGAGCATATCACAGTGAACCATGATATCTGTGCAGTGTGCCCGGACCATTTCTGCACATTTGCATGCCCTGCAAAATGCTATACGCTCATAGAAGGTCAGTTGAATTTCAAGTATGAGGACTGTGTAGAATGCGGGACCTGTGATATTGCATGTTCCCACGGAAGCGTCCTGTGGACAAACACAAAGGGCGGTCATGGGGTAAAATACAAATACGGATGA
- a CDS encoding SIR2 family protein, producing the protein MDFSYLGNRLSKDIEGELSEYLPDYPDIGSLAWIVANTVITEVEKNGSNILPMDGIDPEIYLLLLAREYSKKISERVFKLKNEAKGFFQSNYKILLLVGAGLSYEAGMPLTRQLKAILKAIGIKTTDDRNLNEAFKTVKTNPSLDIEFKKRFRNLINQKVCENSSHTLIAQKFLDGSMQEIFCLNWDNLIEQSYNKLNGSYPIKKISSEDDCPQINDSFIHALWKLNGDVDEIDTTWIYPGENGRVFNGLDKYLNFLFKQTEKTFISLAVGYSESDENINNSIVTRIEDHSAFFRIGMDMRLFNKYENYFLVSAQWILPQLL; encoded by the coding sequence ATGGATTTTAGTTACTTAGGCAACAGATTATCTAAGGATATTGAGGGTGAACTGAGTGAGTATCTACCAGATTATCCGGATATTGGATCTCTTGCCTGGATAGTAGCCAATACAGTGATTACTGAAGTTGAAAAGAATGGATCAAATATACTTCCTATGGATGGTATTGACCCTGAGATTTATTTGTTGCTTTTAGCAAGAGAATACTCCAAAAAGATATCTGAAAGGGTTTTTAAACTAAAAAACGAGGCTAAAGGTTTTTTTCAAAGTAACTACAAAATCTTACTACTTGTTGGTGCTGGTTTATCTTACGAGGCCGGGATGCCATTAACCAGACAATTAAAGGCGATTTTGAAAGCCATTGGCATTAAAACAACTGATGATAGAAATTTGAATGAGGCATTTAAGACAGTAAAGACGAACCCTAGTTTAGATATAGAATTCAAGAAGAGATTTAGAAATTTAATCAATCAAAAAGTTTGTGAAAATAGTTCCCACACACTGATAGCACAAAAATTCCTGGATGGAAGTATGCAGGAAATATTTTGTTTGAACTGGGACAACTTAATAGAACAAAGTTACAATAAATTGAATGGCAGTTATCCCATCAAAAAAATATCAAGTGAAGATGATTGCCCTCAAATTAATGATTCTTTTATTCACGCACTGTGGAAATTAAATGGTGATGTAGATGAAATTGATACAACTTGGATCTATCCTGGCGAGAATGGGAGAGTGTTCAATGGTTTGGATAAATATCTAAATTTTTTATTTAAGCAAACAGAAAAAACATTTATATCCTTAGCTGTGGGATATTCTGAATCTGATGAGAATATAAATAATAGTATAGTAACTAGGATCGAAGATCATTCAGCGTTTTTTAGAATTGGAATGGACATGCGACTTTTCAATAAATACGAAAATTATTTTTTAGTTTCGGCACAGTGGATACTACCTCAACTATTATGA
- a CDS encoding GntR family transcriptional regulator — MPESVNEKFGNRKEYRSGVKDMYNENEDFRITIDLSSPEPIYKQIYNDIVKNIAMGILKKGDRLPSSRELSSILGINYHTVNKAYGYLEMEEYIFQDRRKRIIVNEIMESKERKMDSMWEMQMKNLLLESISKGYSVDQVRQRINELIEEIVEQKR, encoded by the coding sequence TTGCCAGAATCTGTGAATGAAAAATTTGGAAACAGGAAAGAGTACAGATCCGGGGTGAAGGATATGTATAATGAAAATGAAGATTTCAGGATAACCATAGATCTATCATCGCCAGAACCGATTTATAAACAGATATATAATGACATTGTTAAGAACATTGCCATGGGAATATTGAAAAAAGGGGATAGGCTGCCATCCTCGAGGGAGCTTTCATCCATCCTTGGAATCAATTATCATACGGTGAATAAGGCCTACGGGTATCTGGAAATGGAGGAATACATATTTCAGGATCGGAGGAAGCGCATTATCGTAAATGAAATAATGGAAAGTAAGGAAAGGAAGATGGACAGTATGTGGGAAATGCAGATGAAAAATCTTCTACTGGAGTCAATATCAAAGGGGTATTCAGTGGACCAGGTAAGGCAAAGAATTAATGAGCTAATTGAGGAAATAGTGGAACAAAAGAGGTGA